Proteins found in one uncultured Desulfuromonas sp. genomic segment:
- the clpS gene encoding ATP-dependent Clp protease adapter ClpS, which translates to MAPPTQTTPEGEVVSKEQIARPPRYNVIMHNDDYTTMEFVVEVLESIYRKQPAEATRIMLAIHHEGQAVCGNYPFEIAETKVEQTHRRARSAGHPLRCSIEEA; encoded by the coding sequence ATGGCTCCACCCACACAGACCACGCCGGAAGGCGAGGTCGTCTCAAAAGAACAAATCGCTCGTCCGCCACGCTACAATGTCATCATGCACAATGATGATTACACGACCATGGAGTTTGTGGTTGAGGTGTTGGAGAGCATCTATCGCAAACAACCGGCGGAAGCCACCCGCATCATGCTGGCCATCCATCATGAAGGGCAGGCGGTTTGCGGCAATTATCCCTTTGAAATTGCTGAGACCAAAGTTGAACAAACTCATCGCCGGGCACGCAGCGCCGGTCACCCACTCCGCTGTTCCATTGAAGAGGCTTGA
- a CDS encoding septum formation initiator family protein gives MTSAPATESKKNLTQSRSFLLIAVAVVGLGFALFGEKGALRLHQVQQHQAQLLAHYEQLQQANTRLRNEIDSLSHDERYMEQVARSTFNLVRDGEIIYQFSPSTH, from the coding sequence ATGACCTCGGCGCCGGCCACAGAGTCGAAAAAAAACCTCACTCAATCACGGTCTTTCTTATTGATTGCCGTGGCAGTGGTAGGACTCGGGTTCGCCTTATTCGGCGAGAAGGGAGCATTGCGTTTGCATCAGGTTCAGCAGCATCAAGCTCAATTGCTGGCGCATTATGAGCAACTGCAGCAGGCGAATACACGACTGCGCAATGAGATCGATTCGCTCAGTCATGATGAGCGTTACATGGAGCAGGTGGCACGCAGCACCTTCAATCTGGTACGCGATGGAGAAATAATTTACCAGTTCTCTCCGTCAACGCATTAG
- the argS gene encoding arginine--tRNA ligase: MKTRLKEAVELALRQCFDAETLTSNEIPDFAIEVPSRSDHGDFAVNAAMLMARTEKKAPRQIAEILVAQLKKQQGLWDRVEIAGPGFINFFLSASCWHEALNQIYAQGAGFGKCDVGAGKRVQVEFVSANPTGPLHIGHGRGAATGDAVASVLQEAGFEVQREYYINDAGNQMDTLGRSIYLRYCQLNGQEIDFPEDCYQGDYIRDYAQQVLDREGRRFLDMEECDAIAWFSREGGEAIRQGIDADLQQFGIRFDNWYSEQTLYDRDLVKQGIDALTRDGYTYEQDGAIWFRTTDFGDDKDRVLIRSNGATTYFASDVAYHREKYQRGFDIVIDVWGADHHGYVPRMKAVLAALGRNPEDLQIILVQLVNLLREGDQIAMSTRAGKFVTLKEVVDEVGKDACRFFFLMRRSDSQLDFDLELAKKQSTENPVYYVQYAHARVCSINRNAEESGIALLGGSEVKLDTLTLPEELQLTKMMSRYPEVVASAALNYEPHKITFYLQELAAQFHSYYNQHRVIVDDVDVSQARLYLVNAVKQVVSNALTVLGVSAPEKM; this comes from the coding sequence ATGAAAACACGTTTGAAAGAAGCGGTTGAGTTGGCATTGCGTCAATGCTTCGACGCAGAAACGCTGACCAGTAATGAAATTCCCGATTTTGCCATTGAGGTGCCCAGCCGCAGTGACCATGGCGATTTTGCTGTCAATGCCGCTATGCTCATGGCGCGTACAGAGAAAAAGGCGCCGCGACAGATTGCCGAAATTCTTGTCGCACAATTGAAAAAACAGCAAGGACTCTGGGATCGGGTTGAAATTGCCGGCCCCGGTTTTATCAACTTTTTTCTCAGTGCGTCCTGCTGGCATGAAGCGTTGAATCAGATTTATGCCCAGGGCGCCGGTTTCGGTAAATGTGATGTTGGCGCTGGCAAACGCGTCCAAGTGGAGTTTGTCAGTGCCAATCCCACCGGACCGCTGCATATCGGTCACGGCCGTGGTGCGGCCACTGGTGATGCTGTTGCCTCGGTGCTTCAGGAAGCCGGGTTCGAGGTGCAACGCGAATACTACATCAACGATGCCGGGAATCAGATGGACACCCTTGGGCGCTCCATCTATCTGCGTTATTGCCAACTGAACGGACAGGAAATTGACTTTCCTGAAGATTGCTATCAGGGCGATTACATTCGCGACTATGCCCAGCAGGTTCTCGATCGCGAAGGGCGACGTTTTCTCGACATGGAAGAATGTGACGCCATCGCCTGGTTCTCCCGCGAGGGCGGCGAAGCGATTCGTCAGGGTATTGACGCCGACCTGCAGCAGTTCGGCATCCGTTTTGACAACTGGTACAGCGAGCAGACCCTCTATGATCGTGATCTGGTCAAGCAGGGCATTGATGCCCTGACTCGCGATGGGTACACGTACGAGCAGGACGGTGCCATCTGGTTCCGTACCACGGACTTTGGCGATGACAAAGATCGGGTGCTGATTCGTTCCAACGGGGCCACCACCTATTTTGCTTCGGACGTGGCTTATCACCGGGAAAAATATCAGCGCGGTTTCGATATTGTTATCGATGTGTGGGGGGCTGACCATCATGGCTATGTGCCGCGCATGAAAGCGGTCCTTGCTGCGCTGGGACGCAATCCGGAAGATCTTCAGATCATTCTGGTGCAGTTGGTCAATCTGTTGCGCGAAGGTGATCAGATTGCCATGAGTACTCGCGCAGGGAAATTTGTCACTCTCAAAGAAGTGGTGGATGAAGTTGGCAAAGATGCCTGCCGGTTCTTTTTCCTTATGCGTCGCTCCGACAGTCAGCTCGACTTTGATCTTGAACTGGCTAAAAAGCAGAGCACTGAAAATCCGGTTTATTATGTTCAGTACGCCCATGCCCGGGTGTGCAGTATTAATCGTAATGCCGAAGAGAGCGGGATTGCTCTGCTCGGCGGCAGCGAGGTCAAGCTCGATACCCTGACTTTGCCCGAAGAGTTGCAGCTGACCAAGATGATGTCACGCTATCCCGAAGTGGTTGCTTCCGCAGCGTTGAATTATGAGCCGCATAAGATTACCTTTTATCTTCAGGAACTCGCTGCCCAGTTCCACAGCTACTACAACCAGCATCGGGTGATTGTCGATGATGTCGATGTCAGCCAGGCGCGGTTATATCTGGTTAATGCTGTTAAACAAGTGGTGTCCAATGCCCTCACAGTTCTCGGGGTTTCCGCCCCGGAAAAAATGTAA
- a CDS encoding SPOR domain-containing protein, translating into MSQVDYSRRDPKTNGRRFITVLILVVVLCLVSFSLGLMVGKSGKPAVETTQIQTVPLPPQPKTAAPQALPDSAPEAPVPDDKAADATTELAEQPTSNDPLRELLPPVEQMPLGSGINHDAEQDTPATEPVVPATAVTDAVPAKEVVTAPVVVQPQPVTAVTATAVGYAVQVASFKHRQDAETMSAKLGKDFPVVVRQADLGKKGVWYRVLVGPVATKAEAETLKQDLKKKASTDGFIKKISA; encoded by the coding sequence ATGTCTCAAGTGGATTACAGTCGGCGTGACCCCAAGACCAATGGCCGTCGTTTTATCACTGTTCTGATTCTGGTCGTCGTCTTGTGTCTGGTCAGTTTTTCCCTGGGCTTGATGGTTGGTAAAAGCGGTAAACCCGCTGTGGAAACAACACAGATTCAAACGGTTCCGCTGCCGCCGCAACCGAAAACCGCAGCACCGCAAGCGCTGCCTGACTCCGCTCCGGAAGCACCGGTGCCGGACGATAAGGCCGCTGACGCCACCACTGAGCTTGCCGAGCAGCCGACCTCAAACGATCCATTACGCGAATTGTTGCCGCCGGTTGAACAGATGCCTTTAGGCAGTGGGATCAATCATGATGCGGAACAAGACACACCTGCGACTGAGCCGGTCGTACCTGCGACTGCGGTGACGGATGCTGTGCCTGCCAAAGAGGTGGTGACTGCGCCGGTCGTGGTGCAACCGCAACCGGTGACAGCCGTTACCGCTACGGCCGTTGGCTATGCGGTTCAGGTGGCGTCATTTAAACATCGCCAAGATGCCGAGACCATGAGTGCTAAACTGGGTAAGGATTTTCCGGTCGTGGTGCGTCAGGCTGATCTCGGTAAAAAAGGCGTGTGGTATCGGGTGTTGGTCGGCCCGGTGGCAACCAAGGCGGAAGCTGAAACCCTCAAGCAGGATTTAAAAAAGAAAGCGTCCACGGACGGCTTCATCAAAAAAATCAGTGCTTAA